The following are from one region of the Granulicella aggregans genome:
- the rpsM gene encoding 30S ribosomal protein S13 has translation MARIAGVDVPNNKQAKIGLTYIFGIGDSRAMKILTKADVDPIAKIGTLDEDALNRIRQVIEVEGGIEGDLRKDISLNIKRLIEIQSYRGLRHRRSLPVRGQRTHTNARTRKGPRKGTVAGKKKVTK, from the coding sequence ATGGCACGTATTGCCGGTGTCGATGTCCCGAACAACAAGCAGGCGAAGATCGGGCTCACGTACATCTTTGGAATTGGCGATTCGCGCGCGATGAAGATCCTCACGAAGGCTGATGTTGACCCTATCGCGAAGATCGGCACGCTCGACGAAGACGCTCTGAACCGCATCCGTCAGGTGATCGAAGTTGAGGGCGGCATTGAAGGCGATCTCCGCAAGGACATCTCGCTGAACATCAAGCGCCTGATCGAGATCCAGTCGTACCGTGGCCTTCGCCATCGCCGCAGCCTCCCGGTTCGCGGACAGCGCACCCACACGAACGCTCGTACCCGCAAGGGCCCCCGCAAGGGCACGGTTGCCGGTAAGAAGAAGGTGACCAAGTAA
- the rpsK gene encoding 30S ribosomal protein S11, whose translation MAKTQNQQKNKSAAGKNKKFKKRERKNVPYGLVFIQASFNNTIVTITDQTGNTLSWKSSGSLGFRGSRKGTPFAAQQAAVGAANAARDHGLRSVDVRVSGPGSGRESAIRALATAGIDVRSIRDVTPMAHNGCRPPKRRRV comes from the coding sequence ATGGCGAAGACACAGAACCAGCAGAAGAATAAGTCGGCGGCAGGGAAGAACAAGAAGTTCAAGAAGCGCGAGCGGAAGAACGTTCCGTACGGTCTTGTCTTCATCCAGGCGTCGTTCAACAACACCATTGTCACGATCACGGACCAGACCGGCAACACGCTGAGCTGGAAGAGCTCGGGTTCGCTCGGCTTCCGCGGATCGCGCAAGGGCACCCCGTTTGCGGCACAGCAGGCAGCGGTTGGAGCGGCGAATGCTGCTCGCGACCACGGTCTTCGCTCGGTCGATGTGCGGGTTTCGGGACCGGGTTCGGGACGTGAGTCCGCGATCCGTGCGCTCGCGACTGCGGGCATCGATGTGCGCAGCATCCGCGACGTTACGCCGATGGCGCACAACGGATGCCGTCCGCCGAAGCGCCGCCGCGTTTGA
- the rpsD gene encoding 30S ribosomal protein S4, with translation MARYTGAVCRLCRRDGTKLFLKGAKCFSEKCPVEKRNFPPGQHGQSRKVKKVVGYGLQLREKQKAKRIYFTLETQFRAYYQKASNKTGVTGELLLQQLETRLDNVIYRLGFAISRRQARQVVRHGHVQVNGRKVNIPSFQCKVGDEIAIREGSKALAILEEAKGFASGQNSVPWLDINRDGLSGKVLSLPSRADINLPVNEQLIVELYSK, from the coding sequence ATGGCACGTTATACCGGAGCAGTATGTCGTCTTTGCCGTCGTGACGGCACCAAGTTGTTTCTCAAGGGAGCCAAGTGCTTCAGCGAGAAGTGCCCCGTTGAGAAGCGCAACTTCCCCCCAGGGCAGCATGGACAGAGCCGCAAGGTGAAGAAGGTTGTGGGCTACGGTCTGCAGCTTCGTGAGAAGCAGAAGGCCAAGCGCATCTACTTCACGCTCGAGACCCAGTTCCGCGCGTACTACCAGAAGGCTTCGAACAAGACCGGCGTTACCGGCGAACTGTTGCTGCAGCAGCTTGAGACGCGTCTCGACAACGTGATCTACCGTCTTGGCTTCGCCATCAGCCGCCGCCAGGCTCGCCAGGTCGTTCGCCACGGACACGTTCAGGTGAACGGCCGCAAGGTGAACATCCCTTCGTTCCAGTGCAAGGTTGGAGATGAGATCGCGATCCGCGAGGGTTCGAAGGCGCTTGCCATTCTTGAAGAGGCGAAGGGCTTTGCCAGCGGCCAGAACTCCGTGCCGTGGCTTGACATCAACCGCGATGGTCTGTCGGGCAAGGTGCTCTCACTGCCGTCGCGTGCGGACATCAACCTGCCGGTGAACGAGCAGCTGATCGTCGAACTTTACAGCAAGTAA
- a CDS encoding DNA-directed RNA polymerase subunit alpha, protein MLWRGFQKPKRLAVDTETLTDKYGKFSAQPFERGFGTTIGNALRRTLLSSIEGAAVTAVRIEGVLHEFQSITGVVEDATDIILNLKQIPFKLNGEGPKALYLRSDAAGVVTSGMIEADGDVEILDPNVYVCTISEGGKIDMEMRLKRGRGYISADKNFDGDLGLGFIPVDSVHSPVRKVNYLVEAARLGQITDYDKLSIEIWTNGTVLPADALGLSAKLLKDHMTIFINFEEEMEAGHDGLHDGPAIKNENLNRSVEELELSVRSYNCLKNANIATIGELIQKTEAEMLKTKNFGRKSLNEIKEILAQMGLSLGMKIDENGNPQPGPTSVLPAATLAASFGHFDDDDEEDDEDDLDDLQGSEPENF, encoded by the coding sequence ATGCTTTGGAGAGGTTTTCAAAAGCCCAAGCGTCTTGCAGTCGACACCGAAACACTCACAGACAAGTACGGCAAGTTTTCCGCTCAGCCGTTTGAGCGTGGTTTCGGTACGACCATCGGCAACGCGCTTCGCCGCACCCTTCTTTCTTCCATCGAAGGCGCTGCTGTAACCGCCGTTCGCATCGAAGGCGTGCTGCACGAGTTCCAGTCGATCACCGGCGTGGTTGAAGATGCGACCGACATCATCCTGAATCTGAAGCAGATCCCGTTCAAGCTGAACGGCGAGGGCCCGAAGGCGCTCTACCTGCGTTCTGACGCTGCTGGCGTCGTGACCTCGGGGATGATCGAGGCTGACGGTGATGTTGAGATCCTCGACCCGAACGTGTACGTGTGCACCATCTCCGAGGGCGGCAAGATCGACATGGAGATGCGGTTGAAGCGAGGCCGTGGCTACATCTCGGCCGATAAGAACTTCGATGGCGACCTCGGTCTCGGCTTTATCCCCGTTGACTCGGTCCACTCGCCGGTTCGCAAGGTTAATTACCTCGTTGAAGCTGCGCGTCTCGGTCAGATCACCGACTACGACAAGCTCTCGATCGAGATCTGGACGAACGGTACTGTGCTTCCTGCTGACGCGCTTGGCCTTTCCGCGAAGCTGCTGAAGGACCACATGACCATCTTCATCAACTTCGAAGAAGAGATGGAGGCTGGTCACGACGGTCTGCACGACGGCCCGGCGATCAAGAACGAGAACCTGAACCGTTCGGTTGAGGAGCTTGAGCTTTCGGTCCGCAGCTACAACTGCCTGAAGAACGCGAACATTGCGACCATCGGCGAGCTGATCCAGAAGACCGAAGCCGAGATGCTGAAGACGAAGAACTTCGGCCGGAAGTCGCTCAACGAGATCAAGGAGATTCTTGCTCAGATGGGTCTGTCGCTCGGCATGAAGATCGACGAGAACGGCAACCCGCAGCCTGGCCCGACCTCGGTTCTTCCGGCGGCGACGCTTGCAGCGAGCTTCGGTCACTTCGACGATGACGATGAAGAGGACGACGAGGATGATCTCGACGATCTTCAGGGCAGCGAACCAGAGAATTTCTAA
- the rplQ gene encoding 50S ribosomal protein L17: MRHRNAGFKLGRNTSHRRAMLRNLVTSVILMDRVETTITKCKATRPIIEKMITLGKNGSVHARRQALAYMMTPESVDRLFNVVAPRYASRNGGYLRITRSGPRKGDAAEMAYIELLGAEHELNEKAQKRAEAREKKRAELAKQLEERGEGEQPDPNAEV, encoded by the coding sequence ATGCGTCATCGTAATGCCGGATTTAAACTCGGCCGCAATACCAGCCACCGTCGCGCCATGCTGCGCAACCTCGTCACGTCTGTCATTCTGATGGATCGCGTTGAGACCACCATCACCAAATGCAAGGCCACTCGGCCAATCATCGAGAAGATGATCACGCTGGGTAAGAACGGTTCGGTTCACGCACGCCGCCAAGCTCTGGCTTACATGATGACGCCCGAGTCGGTTGACCGCTTGTTTAATGTCGTTGCGCCGCGCTATGCGAGCCGCAATGGCGGCTACCTGCGCATCACGCGCAGCGGGCCTCGCAAGGGCGATGCGGCGGAGATGGCTTACATCGAGCTGCTCGGAGCCGAGCATGAGCTGAACGAGAAGGCGCAGAAGCGTGCCGAGGCTCGCGAGAAGAAGCGCGCTGAGCTGGCGAAGCAGCTTGAAGAGCGTGGAGAGGGCGAACAGCCTGATCCGAACGCAGAGGTCTAA
- a CDS encoding GAF domain-containing protein, whose amino-acid sequence MQAAAIPPNETERLATLRALGILDTDAEPEFDELVTLAATLCGTPIGLVSLVDADRQWFKAAIGLPRGESRRSLAFCAHAILQESVFTVEDATADHRFADNPMVLNQPNIRFYAGMPISTSNGHPLGTLCVIDTVSRRLNPEQKQALEILGRQVNVRLELRMQRKSLQQVLAEIHEVRAKLSQTQRQLEEANQRLEELTKSGS is encoded by the coding sequence GTGCAGGCAGCAGCCATCCCACCCAATGAAACCGAGCGACTTGCCACTCTGCGCGCGCTCGGAATTCTCGATACCGACGCCGAACCGGAGTTCGACGAACTCGTCACGCTCGCGGCCACGCTCTGCGGCACCCCGATCGGCCTCGTAAGCCTCGTCGACGCAGACCGCCAATGGTTCAAGGCCGCTATCGGCCTCCCTCGCGGCGAAAGCCGCCGCAGCCTCGCCTTCTGCGCTCACGCCATTCTGCAGGAGTCCGTCTTCACCGTCGAAGATGCCACCGCCGATCACCGCTTCGCTGACAACCCCATGGTTCTCAACCAGCCGAACATCCGTTTCTACGCCGGAATGCCGATATCAACCTCAAATGGTCATCCCCTGGGCACCCTCTGTGTCATCGACACCGTCTCCCGCCGCCTGAACCCCGAACAGAAGCAGGCGCTGGAGATCCTCGGCCGCCAGGTAAACGTCCGCCTTGAACTTCGAATGCAACGCAAATCGCTGCAACAGGTCCTGGCCGAGATCCACGAGGTGCGCGCCAAACTGAGCCAGACACAGCGTCAGCTCGAGGAAGCCAACCAGCGCCTGGAAGAACTCACCAAATCAGGCTCATAG
- a CDS encoding SPOR domain-containing protein, whose translation MAILHDRDHDVSDYRDRSRIDQDDREISLGIGTILGIFFALALLCAIFFGFGYSMGRKSVQTAITAATPQPSSSTGGIFSSFKPAAGNPGSPVHAATTPASEPQDIPSNAAHDPDGDIVTAPVTPSEDTSTPAKTATTAAHPAPPKAPTDAASPPPTAMPPVSPNGTTMVQIAAVSHQEDADTLIAALKKKGYSVFIRNEPQDHLLHVQVGPFATRKDADTMRQHLLADGYNAIVK comes from the coding sequence ATGGCCATCCTTCACGACAGAGACCACGATGTATCCGACTACCGCGACCGCTCGCGCATCGACCAGGATGACCGCGAGATCTCCCTCGGAATCGGCACCATCCTCGGCATCTTCTTCGCGCTCGCGCTGCTCTGCGCCATCTTCTTTGGCTTCGGATACTCCATGGGCCGCAAGTCAGTTCAAACGGCCATCACCGCCGCCACGCCTCAGCCCTCCAGCTCCACGGGCGGGATCTTCAGCAGCTTCAAGCCAGCGGCGGGCAATCCCGGTTCGCCCGTCCACGCCGCGACCACACCAGCCTCCGAACCTCAAGACATCCCCAGCAACGCCGCCCACGACCCCGACGGCGATATCGTAACCGCCCCGGTGACACCCTCTGAAGACACTTCGACCCCGGCAAAGACCGCCACGACCGCAGCCCATCCGGCCCCGCCAAAGGCACCCACAGATGCCGCCTCGCCGCCGCCCACAGCCATGCCGCCCGTGAGCCCCAACGGCACCACCATGGTCCAGATCGCCGCTGTCTCCCACCAGGAAGACGCGGACACCCTCATCGCCGCGCTCAAGAAAAAGGGCTACTCCGTCTTCATCCGCAACGAGCCCCAGGACCACCTGCTCCACGTTCAGGTTGGCCCCTTCGCCACCCGGAAAGATGCCGACACCATGCGCCAGCATCTCCTCGCCGACGGCTACAACGCCATCGTCAAATGA
- a CDS encoding slipin family protein: MPLLIVVAVIVLYALNSINILKEYERGVIFRLGRVREAAAGPGIVWVFRPLETITKVSLRQEAMEVPSQDVITRDNVTLKVNAVITLRVVDPTKAVIEVANYIYQTSQFAQTTLRSVLGEVDLDGLLAHREQLNMRIQSIIDGHTAPFGVKVVSVEVKQVDMPESMLRAMAKQAEAERERRAKVIHAEGEFNAAAKLVEAAELMATQPMTLQLRYLQTLTEIGVEKNTTIVFPLPMELMNLLNKTFTAPKPDSPTTPSS, encoded by the coding sequence ATGCCGTTACTGATCGTTGTCGCCGTCATCGTCCTCTACGCCCTCAACTCCATCAACATCCTCAAGGAGTACGAGCGCGGCGTCATCTTCCGTCTCGGCCGCGTGCGCGAAGCCGCCGCCGGCCCCGGCATCGTCTGGGTCTTCCGTCCGCTCGAGACCATCACCAAGGTCTCGCTCCGCCAAGAGGCCATGGAAGTCCCCTCGCAGGACGTCATCACCCGCGACAACGTCACCCTCAAGGTCAACGCCGTCATCACCCTCCGCGTCGTCGACCCCACCAAGGCCGTCATCGAAGTCGCCAACTACATCTACCAGACCTCGCAGTTCGCCCAGACCACCCTCCGCTCCGTCCTCGGCGAAGTCGACCTCGACGGCCTCCTCGCCCACCGCGAGCAACTCAACATGCGCATCCAGAGCATCATCGACGGCCACACCGCACCCTTCGGCGTAAAAGTCGTCTCCGTCGAAGTGAAGCAGGTCGACATGCCCGAGTCCATGCTCCGCGCCATGGCCAAGCAGGCCGAAGCCGAACGCGAGCGCCGCGCCAAAGTCATCCACGCCGAAGGCGAGTTCAACGCCGCCGCCAAGCTCGTCGAAGCCGCCGAGCTCATGGCCACCCAGCCCATGACCCTCCAACTCCGCTACCTCCAGACCCTCACCGAGATCGGCGTCGAGAAGAACACCACCATCGTCTTCCCTTTACCGATGGAGCTGATGAACCTCCTCAACAAGACCTTCACCGCTCCCAAACCTGACTCGCCGACAACTCCGTCATCCTGA
- a CDS encoding NfeD family protein, whose protein sequence is MGGILLLLLALFLAPHSQAQTTVLKLTLHDTIQPITQEYIARGLRDAQTSHASAVLLTLGTPGGLLSSTRTIVTAIESSPIPVIVYISPTGSRAGSAGFFLLESADIAAMAPGTNAGAAHPVVEGTTLDPVMKEKLENDTAAFLRSFVSRRGRNVTAAEDAVRNSKSYSDSEALDLKLIDLISPDDATLLRQLDGRTIKRFDGTSAVLSLKNAVIQTDAPSTRERLLTRLASPDLAVLLMVAGGLLIYLEFNVPGTIIPGALGTLCVLLAGFGLNLLPVRHTAVALLLAALVMIVLEAKFASHGVLAAAGIACLVFGLATLVDSPVPELRVHLSTALAAGIGFGAISFFLAGVALKARRNKVLIGPEAMLRQIATVITPLAPTGQVEVRGELWQARLDSPTAALSVGSHARVHAIEGLTLLVIPTGEPE, encoded by the coding sequence ATGGGTGGGATCCTCCTCCTTCTCCTAGCGCTCTTTCTGGCGCCCCATTCACAGGCCCAAACTACCGTCCTAAAACTCACCCTCCACGACACCATCCAACCCATCACCCAGGAGTACATCGCCCGAGGCCTCCGCGACGCCCAAACCTCCCACGCAAGCGCCGTTCTCCTCACCCTAGGCACCCCCGGGGGTCTGCTCTCCTCCACCCGAACTATCGTCACGGCGATTGAGTCCTCCCCTATCCCCGTCATCGTCTACATCTCCCCCACCGGCAGCCGGGCCGGCTCCGCGGGCTTCTTCCTCCTTGAATCCGCCGACATCGCCGCCATGGCCCCCGGTACCAACGCCGGAGCCGCCCACCCCGTAGTCGAAGGCACCACCCTTGACCCCGTCATGAAGGAGAAGCTCGAAAACGACACCGCCGCCTTCCTGCGCTCCTTCGTCTCCCGCCGTGGCCGCAACGTCACCGCCGCCGAGGACGCCGTCCGCAACTCCAAGTCCTACAGCGACTCCGAGGCCCTCGACCTCAAGCTCATCGACCTCATCTCCCCCGACGACGCCACTCTTCTCCGCCAGCTAGACGGCCGCACCATCAAGCGCTTCGACGGGACATCCGCCGTCCTCAGCCTGAAGAACGCAGTCATCCAAACCGACGCCCCCAGCACCCGCGAGCGCCTGCTCACCCGCCTCGCCAGCCCCGACCTCGCCGTCTTGCTCATGGTCGCCGGTGGCCTGCTCATCTATCTCGAATTCAACGTTCCCGGCACCATCATCCCCGGAGCTCTCGGCACGCTCTGCGTCCTGCTGGCAGGCTTCGGCCTGAACCTCCTGCCCGTCCGCCACACCGCCGTAGCCCTGCTCCTCGCCGCTCTCGTCATGATCGTGCTTGAGGCCAAGTTCGCCAGCCACGGCGTCCTCGCCGCCGCCGGAATCGCCTGCCTCGTCTTCGGCCTCGCCACCCTCGTCGACAGCCCGGTCCCGGAACTCCGAGTCCACCTCTCCACCGCCCTCGCCGCCGGCATCGGCTTTGGAGCCATCTCCTTCTTCCTCGCTGGCGTTGCCCTGAAAGCCCGCCGCAACAAGGTCCTAATCGGCCCCGAAGCCATGCTCCGCCAGATCGCCACCGTCATCACTCCCCTCGCTCCGACCGGCCAGGTAGAAGTCCGCGGCGAACTCTGGCAAGCCCGACTCGATTCGCCCACTGCGGCCCTCTCGGTAGGCTCTCACGCAAGGGTCCACGCCATCGAAGGTCTCACTCTACTCGTTATACCCACGGGTGAGCCAGAATAG
- a CDS encoding tetratricopeptide repeat protein, producing MLNLHHLRASFLLLACTLFSATAAISQSPDAAMPGRLVLVLPFENRSGDPSLNWIADSFPDTLDRRLNSSGFLTITRDDRQFALDHLGLPIDFRPTRATTIRIAQTLDADYVIVGNYTVANGRISVQARVLEVKQLHLSNPLEDSSELPKLFDCENAIAWKVARQIDPKFPVALQTFLSAPGGAKLSAFENFIRGIESTSSVDRIKRLQAAVNEAPDFAAALLALGKAQYQARQYDQAAATLVKVPANDRVTLEANFFLGLARFNSAHYADAQKAFELVAARLPLPEVLNNEAVAQSRQGKDAVALFRQVTTADPNDPDYHFNLGLAILRQGDPIHAQPEIDTALKLRPADTEATELKSRIASNLHLTGTPLTNAINAGGFEPLERIRRTFSEASFRQAAFQLDQVRAMRLATLPPAEQATQYTQLGNDYLAQGLVPEAEREFQAALAADPRSFAARAGIAQVRERSGADEDARTESQLSIKLAPNATAYIVLARLDLKQDNLAAAANDVADALKLDPKNGPAIGMKQQLISRGQSIP from the coding sequence GTGCTGAACCTTCACCACCTCCGCGCCTCATTCCTCCTGCTCGCCTGCACCCTCTTCTCCGCCACCGCAGCCATAAGCCAGTCCCCCGACGCCGCCATGCCTGGCCGTCTTGTCCTCGTCCTTCCCTTCGAGAACCGTTCCGGCGACCCCAGCCTCAACTGGATCGCCGACTCCTTCCCCGATACCCTCGATCGCCGCCTCAACTCCTCCGGCTTCCTCACCATCACCCGCGACGATCGCCAGTTCGCCCTCGACCACCTCGGCCTTCCCATCGACTTCCGGCCCACCCGCGCCACCACCATCCGCATCGCCCAGACCCTCGACGCCGACTACGTCATCGTCGGCAACTACACCGTCGCCAACGGCCGCATCTCCGTCCAGGCCCGCGTCCTTGAGGTCAAGCAACTCCACCTCTCCAACCCCCTCGAAGACTCGAGCGAGCTGCCCAAGCTCTTCGACTGCGAAAACGCCATCGCCTGGAAGGTCGCCCGCCAGATCGACCCGAAGTTCCCCGTCGCCCTGCAGACCTTCCTCTCCGCTCCCGGCGGTGCCAAGCTCAGCGCCTTCGAAAACTTCATTCGCGGCATCGAGTCCACCAGCTCCGTAGACCGCATCAAGCGCCTCCAGGCCGCCGTCAACGAAGCCCCCGACTTCGCCGCCGCGCTCCTCGCCCTTGGCAAGGCCCAGTACCAAGCCCGCCAGTACGACCAGGCTGCTGCCACCCTCGTCAAAGTCCCCGCCAACGACCGCGTCACCCTCGAAGCCAACTTCTTCCTCGGACTGGCCCGCTTCAACAGCGCCCACTACGCCGACGCCCAGAAGGCCTTCGAGCTCGTCGCAGCGCGTCTCCCACTCCCTGAAGTCCTGAACAACGAGGCCGTCGCCCAGAGCCGCCAGGGTAAAGACGCCGTCGCCCTCTTCCGCCAGGTCACCACCGCCGACCCCAACGATCCCGACTACCACTTCAACCTCGGCCTGGCCATCCTTCGTCAGGGTGACCCCATCCACGCCCAGCCCGAGATCGACACCGCCCTCAAGCTCCGCCCCGCCGACACCGAGGCCACCGAACTCAAATCCCGAATCGCCTCCAACCTCCACCTCACCGGGACCCCACTCACCAACGCCATAAACGCCGGCGGCTTCGAGCCCCTCGAACGCATCCGTCGCACGTTCTCCGAGGCGTCCTTCCGCCAGGCCGCCTTCCAGCTCGATCAGGTCCGAGCGATGCGCCTCGCCACCCTCCCGCCCGCTGAACAGGCCACCCAATACACCCAACTCGGCAACGATTATCTCGCCCAAGGCCTCGTCCCCGAAGCCGAACGCGAGTTCCAGGCCGCGCTCGCCGCCGACCCAAGATCCTTCGCCGCCCGAGCCGGAATCGCCCAGGTCCGCGAACGCAGCGGCGCAGACGAAGACGCCCGCACCGAATCGCAGCTATCCATCAAACTCGCACCCAACGCCACAGCCTACATAGTCCTCGCACGCCTCGACCTCAAGCAGGACAACCTGGCCGCCGCTGCCAACGACGTCGCCGATGCCCTCAAACTCGACCCCAAGAACGGCCCAGCCATCGGCATGAAGCAGCAACTCATCTCCCGAGGCCAATCCATCCCATGA
- a CDS encoding ArnT family glycosyltransferase, protein MPTFTPQPSPVNKPTYVCVLFPVFFLAVLASHYTLLHLPYFWDEGGYYVPAALDFFRTGTLIPQSTVTNAHPPLPMIVMAGWWKIFGFHILATRVLVCLFAAAALLAVFRLTRTLLGERAAWATTLLTAIYPVWFAQSTLAHADIFAAAFTLWAIALYLEPNEDRPHLKIAILFSLAALSKETAIITPLALAAYELWLSLRAGRNRALPKTPATTHLKSVVALSTPVLPLLAWYGYHRFKTGFIFGNPEFLRYNATANLSAYRIFLCLYHRIVHLTLHMNMFVAVACAIAAILMPAIATRARLSRPIVAAICVILIANVLEFSILGGALLTRYLLPMYPLVILICVAIWQRHMPRLQWLWLAALTAVAFLAGIWINPPYAFAPEDNLTYRDMIVVHQQAIDFLQAHYPEATVLTAWPAAAEISRPDLGYTTHPYKFVAIENFSLAQIQHAASDPGAYDTALLFSTKWAPPRGAINLAGRNSANDAKYFDFHLDLLPNEAAAILHGEVVWQTSRGGEWAAILHFPRIVDARLIPPR, encoded by the coding sequence ATGCCGACCTTCACCCCGCAGCCATCCCCCGTAAACAAACCAACATATGTCTGCGTCCTCTTTCCCGTCTTCTTCCTCGCCGTCTTAGCCTCGCACTACACCCTCCTCCATCTCCCTTACTTCTGGGACGAAGGTGGCTACTACGTCCCCGCCGCTCTCGACTTCTTCCGCACCGGCACGCTAATCCCTCAATCGACCGTCACCAACGCCCACCCTCCGCTGCCGATGATCGTCATGGCCGGATGGTGGAAGATCTTCGGCTTCCACATCCTCGCCACGCGCGTCCTGGTCTGCCTCTTCGCCGCCGCCGCTCTGCTGGCCGTCTTCCGCCTCACCCGCACGCTGCTCGGCGAAAGAGCCGCGTGGGCGACCACCCTCCTCACGGCCATCTATCCCGTCTGGTTCGCCCAGAGCACCCTCGCCCACGCCGACATCTTCGCCGCCGCCTTCACTCTCTGGGCCATTGCTCTCTACCTTGAACCAAACGAAGATCGTCCGCACCTGAAGATCGCCATCCTCTTCTCCCTGGCCGCTCTCTCCAAAGAGACCGCCATCATCACCCCGCTGGCCCTTGCGGCGTATGAGCTCTGGCTGTCCCTCCGCGCAGGACGCAATCGAGCCCTTCCAAAGACCCCCGCGACAACGCATCTGAAATCCGTAGTCGCTCTCTCAACCCCCGTCCTCCCGCTCCTCGCCTGGTACGGCTACCACCGCTTCAAGACCGGCTTCATCTTCGGCAACCCCGAGTTCCTCCGCTACAACGCCACCGCCAACCTCAGCGCCTACCGCATCTTCCTCTGCCTCTACCACCGCATCGTCCATCTCACGCTGCACATGAACATGTTTGTCGCGGTAGCCTGCGCCATCGCCGCGATCCTCATGCCCGCCATCGCCACTCGCGCCCGCCTCTCGCGCCCCATCGTCGCCGCAATCTGCGTCATCCTTATCGCGAACGTCCTCGAGTTCTCGATCCTCGGCGGCGCGCTCCTCACCCGCTACCTCCTCCCGATGTACCCACTGGTCATCTTGATCTGCGTAGCCATCTGGCAGCGTCACATGCCGCGCCTGCAGTGGCTCTGGCTCGCCGCGCTCACCGCCGTCGCTTTCCTCGCGGGCATCTGGATCAACCCTCCCTACGCCTTCGCACCCGAGGACAACCTCACCTACCGCGACATGATCGTCGTCCATCAGCAGGCCATCGACTTCCTCCAGGCCCATTATCCCGAAGCGACCGTCCTCACCGCATGGCCCGCAGCCGCCGAGATCTCCCGCCCCGACCTCGGCTACACCACCCACCCGTACAAGTTCGTCGCTATAGAAAACTTCTCCCTCGCCCAGATCCAGCACGCCGCCTCTGACCCCGGAGCCTACGACACCGCCCTGCTCTTCTCCACCAAATGGGCACCACCCCGCGGAGCAATTAACCTTGCCGGTCGAAACTCCGCCAACGACGCCAAATACTTCGACTTCCACCTCGATCTGCTCCCCAATGAAGCCGCCGCCATCCTCCACGGCGAAGTCGTCTGGCAGACCTCGCGCGGCGGCGAGTGGGCCGCCATTCTTCACTTCCCCCGCATCGTCGACGCCCGCCTCATCCCACCCCGATAG
- a CDS encoding DUF3467 domain-containing protein, whose product MSDPKNPDQPELKLSTTSDYRNSYANSVQVRMSVWDFFLVFGTMHQESQAQVAIENFQGIYLSPQQAKALWNVLGHNLAQYEQTFGNLALEPKSEDSGEPRFVVPIPQRGGPVN is encoded by the coding sequence TTGAGCGACCCGAAGAACCCCGACCAGCCCGAGCTGAAGCTCTCCACCACCTCGGACTACCGCAACTCCTACGCCAACAGCGTCCAGGTGCGCATGAGCGTCTGGGACTTCTTCCTCGTCTTCGGCACCATGCACCAGGAATCGCAGGCACAGGTCGCGATCGAAAACTTCCAGGGCATCTACCTCAGCCCGCAGCAGGCCAAGGCCCTCTGGAACGTCCTCGGCCACAATCTCGCCCAGTACGAGCAGACCTTCGGCAACCTCGCCCTTGAGCCCAAGTCCGAAGACTCCGGCGAACCCCGCTTTGTCGTTCCAATCCCTCAGCGCGGCGGCCCGGTCAACTAG